In Nocardia yunnanensis, one DNA window encodes the following:
- a CDS encoding alpha/beta fold hydrolase, translating to MPTVELSQGRIHYVERGAGPAVVLLHGLLMNHTQWDAVIDKLPDGFRYVLPDLPFGSHPEPMHEDADLSMRGMNQLIADFLAALDLRDVTLVHTDWGGSLFLTAYGLDERIGRMIVLPCEAFANFPPGLPGKTVTVAAYVPGALTLGLKQLRVSWLRSSPLLFGWMARYPLSDELVHGWTEPGLRDKRIQRDMLSYGRSKRVKSELIANTEALRDFSGEALILWSSAGKVMPREHGRRLAEIIPKGRLVEIDDAYVLSMIDQPDAVAAAMAEFLTSAVIDHG from the coding sequence ATGCCGACTGTCGAGTTGAGCCAAGGCCGGATCCATTACGTCGAGCGGGGCGCGGGGCCCGCGGTGGTGCTGTTGCACGGGCTGCTCATGAATCACACCCAGTGGGACGCTGTGATAGACAAGCTGCCCGATGGCTTCCGCTACGTGCTACCGGATCTGCCGTTCGGTTCCCATCCCGAGCCCATGCACGAGGACGCGGATCTGAGCATGCGCGGAATGAACCAGCTGATCGCCGATTTTCTTGCGGCGCTGGATCTTCGCGATGTCACCCTGGTGCACACCGACTGGGGCGGCAGCCTGTTCCTCACCGCCTACGGCCTCGACGAACGCATCGGCCGGATGATCGTGCTGCCCTGCGAAGCCTTCGCCAACTTCCCGCCCGGCCTGCCGGGCAAGACGGTCACCGTGGCCGCCTATGTCCCGGGCGCACTCACGCTGGGGCTCAAGCAATTACGCGTCTCCTGGCTACGCTCCTCCCCTCTCCTGTTCGGCTGGATGGCGCGCTATCCGCTCAGCGACGAACTCGTCCACGGCTGGACCGAACCCGGCCTGCGGGACAAGCGGATTCAGCGCGACATGCTCTCCTACGGCCGATCCAAGCGCGTCAAATCCGAGCTGATCGCGAATACCGAAGCGCTGCGGGACTTCTCGGGTGAGGCCCTGATCCTCTGGTCGTCGGCGGGCAAGGTGATGCCGCGCGAGCACGGCCGGCGGCTGGCCGAGATCATTCCGAAGGGGCGGCTGGTCGAGATCGACGACGCCTATGTGCTGTCGATGATCGATCAACCCGACGCCGTCGCGGCCGCCATGGCGGAATTCCTCACCAGCGCGGTCATCGATCACGGGTGA
- a CDS encoding alpha/beta hydrolase fold domain-containing protein, translating to MPSLLSRAVPAFLRITQANKPFITAEGARDHIRERTLRPQAYGPPRLLRSDVTVEVRRENGWPIYTLAPRSGRARGNVVYCHGGGWVNEVVLQHWQLAADIVARARTTVTLPIYPLVPYGTADQVIPAFAALVRANREQYGTVCLAGDSAGGQIALSTALTLRDEEQPIVPRTILISPALDLSLSNPDVLAVQPADPWLGREGGLVLGEHWRGPLPITDPRVSPLFGDFTGLGPLTVFSGTRDILMPDIRLMVEKARAAGVDVDYHEIAELVHVYPLTPTPEGRQARGLIVEALRRALEAAPARA from the coding sequence ATGCCGAGTTTGCTCAGTCGGGCGGTGCCCGCGTTTTTGCGGATCACCCAGGCCAACAAGCCGTTCATCACCGCCGAGGGCGCGCGTGACCATATTCGCGAGCGCACGCTGCGGCCGCAGGCGTACGGTCCGCCCCGGCTGCTGCGCTCGGACGTCACCGTCGAGGTGCGGCGTGAGAACGGGTGGCCGATCTACACGCTCGCGCCCCGCAGCGGCCGGGCTCGCGGCAATGTCGTCTACTGCCACGGCGGCGGTTGGGTTAACGAGGTTGTCCTGCAGCACTGGCAGTTGGCCGCCGATATCGTGGCCCGCGCGCGCACGACGGTCACGCTGCCCATCTATCCGCTGGTCCCCTACGGCACTGCCGATCAGGTGATTCCGGCGTTCGCGGCGCTGGTGCGCGCCAACCGGGAACAGTACGGAACCGTCTGTCTGGCAGGCGATTCCGCAGGCGGGCAGATCGCGCTGTCCACGGCGCTGACGCTGCGCGACGAGGAACAGCCGATCGTGCCCCGCACGATACTGATCTCCCCCGCCCTGGACCTGTCGCTGAGCAATCCCGACGTCCTCGCCGTCCAGCCCGCCGACCCCTGGCTCGGGCGCGAGGGCGGGCTGGTGCTCGGTGAGCATTGGCGCGGCCCCCTGCCGATCACCGACCCGCGCGTCAGCCCGCTGTTCGGCGATTTCACCGGGCTCGGCCCGCTGACCGTCTTCTCCGGCACCCGCGACATCCTCATGCCCGATATCCGGCTCATGGTCGAGAAGGCCAGGGCCGCAGGCGTCGACGTCGACTATCACGAGATCGCCGAGCTGGTGCACGTCTATCCGCTGACGCCGACCCCCGAGGGAAGGCAGGCGCGCGGTCTCATCGTCGAAGCCCTCCGACGCGCACTCGAAGCGGCACCCGCTCGGGCCTGA
- a CDS encoding MmcQ/YjbR family DNA-binding protein: MSSRTRRARLDDVHALAQAMPHVTVEPGPGGRPVYQVGRKSFVFFRGPRPDAFDPETGERYDDVIVFWVPTEDDKLALTQDPGSPFFTTPHFDGHLSVLVRGSRIPELTLGGLTEVVQDAWLSRASATRGRKWLAEKGLGAG; encoded by the coding sequence GTGTCGAGCCGTACCCGCCGCGCCCGCCTGGACGACGTCCACGCCCTGGCCCAGGCCATGCCGCACGTCACCGTCGAGCCCGGTCCGGGCGGCCGGCCGGTCTATCAGGTGGGCCGCAAATCCTTCGTCTTCTTCCGGGGTCCCCGGCCCGACGCGTTCGACCCGGAGACCGGTGAGCGCTACGACGACGTCATCGTCTTCTGGGTGCCCACGGAAGACGACAAACTGGCCCTCACCCAGGACCCCGGCTCACCGTTCTTCACCACCCCGCACTTCGACGGGCACCTCTCGGTCCTGGTGCGCGGCAGCCGAATTCCCGAACTGACGCTGGGTGGGCTGACCGAAGTCGTACAGGACGCGTGGCTTTCGCGCGCCTCGGCGACGCGTGGCCGCAAGTGGCTGGCGGAAAAGGGTTTGGGCGCAGGCTGA
- a CDS encoding LuxR C-terminal-related transcriptional regulator, which translates to MARRVNGNLPEEVTSFVGRREELATAKRLLPTTRVLTLLGPGGMGKTRLSRQIGQLVARAFPDGVWLVELADIQDPALVTLAVTEALNLRDESTAPLPRLTEFLADKRLLLILDNCEHLIEACATLVARIIAATPDVRVLATSREVLGIPGEQVMPVPPLTVPNAGEDGDALQLFIERATAANPAFRATPANRVVLAEICRRLEGMPLALELAALRLRMFTPEQILDRLDDTIGLLSAGPRTAPQRQQTIEGAIRWSYDLCTAAEQALWEQLSVFAGGFDIDAAEAVCELGRGSLMEALTGLVDKSVVLLRFDGDVARYSMLEPIRQFAADRLTERGTAQQVRARHREHYRQLAMRGQTAYWTGEDVAWFGELSREHANLRAALKSGLADEPLRTMATVTVLRPFWEHNRFLSEGYRWLTDSLARNPEETAERAKALSSAASLAALLGDRESAERLVTECIELAARLPDSDIMAEVALDESLLAFASSDRERSLELGRRAIELAATHGQNAIEMDSHAFSFMAAMVLEAPGRTELAQRFLKLTTDSGSHLLGGLALWTVGIDHWRRGEPEAAAEFHGRAIQQLALFERCVWLSSAFEGLAWTVSAGGDFDRAARLLGAAESLQRSTIRLADTITVAVGEKERLKVRNALGETGFRTAFDAGASLPLDEAIDYALGRTAPAPEPLAAEPAPKRAPRATTATLTDTNVLTRRQKDVARLVAAGHSNKRIAADLVISVRTAETHVEHILTKLGLTSRTQLAAWAHEHDL; encoded by the coding sequence ATGGCGCGGCGTGTCAACGGAAACCTCCCCGAAGAGGTGACTAGCTTCGTCGGCCGCCGCGAAGAGCTGGCTACCGCGAAGCGCCTGCTGCCGACCACCCGGGTGCTCACGCTGCTCGGCCCCGGTGGAATGGGGAAGACGCGGTTGTCGCGGCAGATCGGGCAGCTGGTGGCCCGCGCCTTTCCGGACGGGGTGTGGCTGGTCGAGCTGGCCGACATCCAGGATCCGGCGCTGGTCACCCTGGCCGTCACCGAGGCGCTGAACCTGCGCGACGAGTCCACCGCCCCGCTGCCCCGGCTCACCGAATTCCTCGCCGACAAGCGGCTGCTGCTGATTCTGGACAACTGCGAGCATCTCATCGAAGCCTGCGCGACCCTGGTCGCCCGGATCATCGCCGCCACCCCCGACGTCCGGGTGCTGGCCACCAGCCGCGAAGTGCTCGGCATTCCCGGCGAACAGGTCATGCCGGTGCCGCCGCTGACGGTGCCGAACGCCGGTGAGGACGGTGACGCGCTGCAGTTGTTCATCGAGCGGGCCACCGCCGCCAACCCGGCCTTCCGCGCCACCCCGGCCAATCGGGTGGTGCTGGCCGAGATCTGCCGCCGGCTCGAGGGCATGCCGCTCGCACTGGAGCTGGCGGCGCTGCGGCTGCGCATGTTCACCCCGGAACAGATTCTCGACCGCCTCGACGACACCATCGGGCTGCTCAGCGCCGGACCGCGTACCGCGCCGCAACGCCAGCAGACCATCGAGGGCGCCATCCGCTGGAGCTACGACCTGTGCACGGCGGCGGAACAGGCGCTGTGGGAACAGCTTTCGGTGTTCGCGGGTGGTTTCGACATCGATGCCGCGGAGGCGGTGTGCGAGCTGGGCCGGGGTTCGCTGATGGAGGCGCTGACCGGGCTGGTGGACAAATCGGTGGTGCTGCTGCGCTTCGACGGCGACGTCGCCCGCTACTCGATGCTCGAGCCGATCCGCCAGTTCGCCGCCGACCGGCTCACCGAACGCGGTACGGCACAACAGGTTCGAGCCCGCCACCGCGAGCACTACCGGCAGCTGGCCATGCGCGGGCAGACCGCGTACTGGACCGGCGAGGACGTCGCCTGGTTCGGCGAATTGTCCAGGGAGCACGCCAATCTGCGCGCCGCGCTGAAGTCCGGGCTCGCGGACGAGCCGCTGCGCACCATGGCCACGGTCACCGTGCTGCGGCCGTTCTGGGAGCACAACCGGTTCCTCTCGGAAGGCTACCGGTGGCTCACCGATTCACTGGCCCGCAACCCGGAGGAGACGGCCGAACGCGCCAAGGCGCTGTCGTCGGCGGCCTCGCTGGCGGCGCTGCTGGGCGATCGGGAGTCGGCGGAGCGGCTGGTCACCGAATGCATCGAGCTGGCGGCGCGGCTGCCGGACTCCGACATCATGGCCGAGGTGGCGCTGGACGAATCGCTGCTGGCCTTCGCCTCCAGCGACCGGGAGCGTTCGCTGGAGCTGGGCCGGCGGGCCATCGAGCTGGCGGCCACCCACGGTCAGAATGCCATCGAAATGGATTCGCACGCTTTCTCTTTCATGGCCGCCATGGTGCTCGAGGCGCCCGGCCGCACCGAGCTGGCGCAGCGGTTCCTCAAGCTCACCACCGACAGCGGTTCGCATCTGCTGGGTGGACTGGCGCTGTGGACGGTCGGCATCGACCACTGGCGGCGCGGGGAACCCGAGGCGGCGGCCGAATTCCACGGTCGCGCCATCCAGCAGCTGGCCTTGTTCGAGCGCTGCGTCTGGCTGTCGTCGGCCTTCGAGGGGCTGGCGTGGACGGTCAGCGCAGGCGGTGACTTCGACCGGGCCGCGCGACTGCTGGGCGCGGCGGAATCATTGCAGCGCAGCACCATTCGCCTCGCCGACACCATCACCGTGGCGGTCGGCGAGAAGGAACGACTGAAGGTTCGAAACGCCCTCGGCGAGACGGGTTTCCGCACCGCGTTCGATGCGGGCGCGAGCCTGCCGCTGGACGAGGCCATCGACTACGCCCTGGGCCGCACCGCCCCCGCACCGGAACCCCTTGCCGCGGAACCCGCCCCGAAGCGAGCCCCCCGCGCCACGACCGCCACCCTCACCGACACCAACGTCCTCACCCGCCGCCAAAAGGATGTCGCCCGCCTGGTCGCCGCCGGCCACAGCAACAAACGCATCGCCGCCGACCTGGTCATCTCCGTCCGCACCGCCGAAACCCACGTCGAACACATCCTCACCAAACTCGGCCTCACCTCCCGCACCCAGCTCGCCGCCTGGGCCCACGAACACGACCTGTAG
- a CDS encoding FitA-like ribbon-helix-helix domain-containing protein, translated as MAAIHIRNVSDTTLRALRERAHRHGRSMQQELLDIIEAAAAEPVVAEKPEPIELATVRTAGTSSWSREDIYDDDGR; from the coding sequence ATGGCCGCTATCCATATCCGCAATGTGTCGGATACGACGCTGCGTGCACTACGAGAGCGCGCCCATCGGCACGGCCGTTCGATGCAGCAGGAGCTACTGGACATCATCGAGGCAGCAGCTGCGGAACCCGTCGTGGCCGAGAAACCCGAGCCCATCGAACTGGCGACAGTCCGTACCGCAGGAACGAGCAGTTGGAGCCGAGAGGACATCTATGACGACGACGGACGCTGA
- a CDS encoding type II toxin-antitoxin system VapC family toxin has product MTTTDADHVVVDTDVLLAASDAGRATFGAARTIFNDWPADGTTLYTSGQILREYLCVATRPVDRNGLGMSLADATANCRAFGARMRFLPENDKVHSRLLELIEDTACSGKQVHDANIAATMLVHGVGTVVTSNVSDFKRFERLIRVVGL; this is encoded by the coding sequence ATGACGACGACGGACGCTGATCACGTTGTCGTAGACACCGATGTGTTGCTCGCGGCGAGCGATGCGGGACGTGCCACCTTCGGCGCAGCGCGTACGATCTTCAACGATTGGCCCGCTGACGGCACCACGCTCTATACGTCGGGCCAGATCCTGCGCGAATACCTTTGTGTCGCAACGAGACCGGTCGATCGTAACGGCCTCGGCATGAGCCTGGCCGACGCGACCGCTAATTGCCGCGCATTCGGCGCACGTATGCGGTTTCTCCCTGAGAACGACAAGGTTCACAGCCGCCTTCTCGAACTGATCGAGGACACAGCGTGTTCTGGCAAACAGGTTCACGACGCCAATATCGCCGCCACCATGCTCGTCCATGGGGTCGGCACGGTGGTGACATCGAACGTCTCGGATTTCAAGCGTTTCGAACGCCTCATCCGGGTGGTGGGCCTTTAG
- a CDS encoding DinB family protein: protein MTWTAPEVTLTPQVLAGDERAVLDSLLNRGREILLWKCQGLNGVQLSTRSVEPSTMSLLGLIRHMAEVERGWFRKRAAGEQLDNLYCTDTNEDGDFHDTVPEDAEADYARLLDEIAQCDKAIAPLPLDHTVSHPRSGKDLTLRWIYLHMIEEYARHAGHADLLRERIDGATGYQ from the coding sequence ATGACGTGGACCGCCCCCGAAGTCACCCTCACACCCCAGGTGCTCGCCGGTGACGAGCGTGCCGTACTCGACTCCCTGCTCAACCGCGGCCGCGAGATCCTGCTGTGGAAATGCCAGGGCCTCAACGGCGTTCAGCTCTCCACCCGCAGCGTCGAACCCTCCACCATGTCGCTGCTGGGCCTCATCCGGCACATGGCCGAGGTCGAGCGAGGCTGGTTCCGCAAACGTGCCGCCGGTGAGCAGCTCGACAACCTGTACTGCACCGACACCAACGAAGACGGCGACTTCCACGACACCGTCCCCGAGGACGCCGAAGCCGACTACGCCCGCCTGCTCGACGAAATCGCCCAGTGCGACAAGGCAATCGCCCCCCTGCCCCTCGACCACACCGTCTCACACCCCCGCAGCGGCAAGGACCTCACCCTCCGCTGGATCTACCTGCACATGATCGAGGAGTACGCCCGTCACGCCGGCCACGCCGACCTCCTCCGCGAACGCATCGACGGCGCCACCGGCTACCAGTAG
- a CDS encoding alpha/beta fold hydrolase: MTTAEKTTLTAENTTRWVTVDGLELRYHEAGEGPALVLLHGSGAGVSGWANFGDNLAVLAAHFRCLILDQPGFGESGRPEVYERNYLRIAADAVIGLLDALGIEKAHLLGNSMGGTVATLLALEHPGRVERLVLMAPGGVGVNILGPEPSEGITRLMEFNAAPSDEKAMGFLRAMVSNPATLTEELVAKRLQAAADPKGQAALRDAYATFYNPKLAEPVPLWARLKGIKQEVLILWGRDDRVTPVEGALFAARQLPNADLRTFARCGHWVMIERKDAFERSVIDFLDNGL; this comes from the coding sequence ATGACCACCGCCGAGAAGACGACATTGACCGCCGAGAACACCACCCGGTGGGTCACGGTCGACGGGCTCGAGCTGCGCTATCACGAGGCGGGCGAGGGCCCGGCGCTGGTGCTGCTGCACGGTTCCGGCGCGGGCGTGTCCGGCTGGGCCAACTTCGGTGACAATCTGGCGGTGCTGGCCGCGCACTTTCGCTGCCTGATCCTGGATCAGCCGGGCTTCGGGGAGAGCGGGCGGCCGGAGGTGTACGAGCGCAACTACCTGCGTATCGCCGCCGACGCGGTGATCGGACTGCTCGACGCGCTGGGCATCGAGAAGGCGCACCTGCTGGGCAATTCCATGGGCGGGACGGTCGCGACGCTGCTGGCGCTGGAACATCCGGGCCGGGTCGAGCGGCTGGTGCTGATGGCTCCCGGCGGCGTCGGCGTGAACATTCTGGGACCCGAACCGTCCGAGGGCATTACGCGGCTGATGGAGTTCAATGCCGCGCCCAGCGACGAGAAGGCCATGGGGTTTCTGCGCGCCATGGTGTCCAATCCGGCCACCCTCACCGAGGAGCTCGTCGCCAAGCGGTTGCAGGCGGCCGCCGATCCCAAAGGGCAGGCCGCACTGCGGGATGCGTACGCCACCTTCTACAACCCGAAGCTCGCCGAACCGGTGCCGCTGTGGGCGCGACTGAAAGGGATCAAGCAGGAAGTGCTGATCCTGTGGGGTCGCGACGACCGGGTCACCCCGGTCGAGGGCGCGCTGTTCGCGGCACGGCAGCTGCCCAACGCGGACCTGCGGACCTTCGCCCGCTGCGGGCACTGGGTCATGATCGAACGCAAGGACGCCTTCGAGCGCTCGGTGATCGATTTCCTCGACAACGGCCTGTAG
- the hsaA gene encoding 3-hydroxy-9,10-secoandrosta-1,3,5(10)-triene-9,17-dione monooxygenase oxygenase subunit, which yields MTNKVLDRVRDLLPAIKERAAQAEEQRRVPDASIAELTEAGVFRMLQPARFGGHEESPVAFYEVIRAIATVCPSTAWVSSVLGAHPWQLALFEDQAQQDVWSDNPDTLVSSSYAPTGKLTVVDGGYELSGRWQFSSGCDHAQWVFLGALIPTETGMDYYTVLVPRTDYRIEDTWNVSGLSGTGSNDIVIEKAFVPTHRAYSATDQANLVGPGQAVNTNPLYKISFGALFSNTITAPIIGAAQGAYEAHIERQRERVRLSYGGQKVSEDPFAHVRIARAASEIDAAVLQMERNMSEQLRYARAGEEIPFELRLATRRDQVRGTERALEAIDLLFKNSGGHAIRRPNIIERNWRDAHAGSVHVINDVERALAMYGKGAMGLEVADRML from the coding sequence ATGACGAACAAGGTGCTCGATCGGGTTCGCGATCTGCTGCCCGCCATCAAGGAGCGGGCGGCGCAGGCCGAGGAGCAGCGGCGGGTGCCCGACGCCAGCATCGCCGAGCTCACCGAGGCCGGGGTGTTCCGCATGCTGCAGCCGGCCCGCTTCGGCGGCCACGAGGAGTCGCCGGTCGCCTTCTACGAGGTGATCCGCGCGATCGCCACCGTGTGCCCGTCCACCGCGTGGGTGTCGTCCGTGCTGGGCGCGCACCCGTGGCAGCTGGCGCTGTTCGAAGACCAAGCGCAGCAGGATGTCTGGTCGGACAACCCCGACACGCTGGTGTCGTCCTCGTACGCGCCGACCGGCAAGCTGACCGTGGTCGACGGCGGCTACGAGCTGTCGGGCCGCTGGCAGTTCTCCTCCGGCTGCGACCACGCCCAGTGGGTGTTCCTGGGCGCGCTGATCCCGACCGAGACCGGCATGGACTACTACACGGTGCTGGTGCCGCGCACCGACTATCGCATCGAGGACACCTGGAACGTGTCCGGGCTGTCGGGCACCGGGTCCAACGACATCGTGATCGAGAAGGCGTTCGTGCCGACGCATCGCGCCTACTCGGCCACCGATCAGGCCAACCTGGTCGGTCCCGGCCAGGCGGTGAACACCAATCCGCTGTACAAGATCTCGTTCGGCGCGCTGTTCTCCAACACCATCACCGCCCCGATCATCGGCGCGGCGCAAGGCGCGTACGAGGCGCACATCGAGCGGCAGCGCGAGCGGGTGCGGCTGTCCTACGGCGGGCAGAAGGTGTCGGAGGATCCCTTCGCGCACGTCCGGATCGCCCGGGCCGCTTCGGAAATCGACGCCGCCGTGCTGCAGATGGAACGCAATATGAGCGAGCAGCTGCGCTACGCCCGGGCCGGCGAGGAGATCCCGTTCGAGCTGCGCCTGGCCACCCGCCGCGATCAGGTGCGCGGCACCGAGCGCGCGCTCGAGGCGATCGACCTGCTGTTCAAGAACTCCGGCGGCCACGCCATCCGCCGGCCCAACATCATCGAGCGCAACTGGCGCGACGCGCACGCCGGTAGCGTGCACGTCATCAACGATGTGGAGCGGGCGCTGGCCATGTACGGCAAGGGTGCGATGGGCCTCGAGGTCGCGGATCGGATGCTGTGA
- a CDS encoding alpha/beta hydrolase, which translates to MTIEPQPGDSTETEDAIPAQPGADRPDTADSAGADASAGVGEGNSLPARLWRFADRLEDAVRPSYPGLVAAAIFFAWSVSPSLMPRTWLFQGLVSGISGAIGYGVGCVLQWAFLKWVWPRIPEAGAWAKLWHPSDLARGITKIVVVLACVVGAALVLARSARWQRDLEVLMGMTPTTTSGYLRAELVAGLTVALVIGVFRVVRWMIRRLVRLANLDLRIPRTVAYPAVIVVVAVLAVLLVQGVLAKGFFTVANSAFSTRNGKTSPSAVQPQLAERSGSPASSAKWETLGSEGRWFVATAPSAERIAQVTGRPAREPIRVYAGLESAETPEDIANLVVQELDRTRAWERQALVVVTTTGTGWVDTQTAESIEYMYGGDEAIAATQYSYLPSVLSFLSDRNKATEAGKLLVHAVHEKWATLPPEHRPKLLVYGESLGSQGSEGAFTGLDDIRTLVDGVLWVGPPNSNRIWSQLEQRRDPGTPEILPIYADGLIVRFGATAANLATPARPWTNPRVVYLQHASDPIVWWSPDLLFTQPDWLKEPRGSDVSKSIRWWPIVTFWQVSADLAHAQSVPAGHGHKYGTTVLDGWVAVAQPQGWNPDLESNIRKALDEDILWEYAHK; encoded by the coding sequence ATGACGATCGAGCCGCAGCCGGGAGATTCGACCGAGACCGAGGACGCGATCCCGGCGCAGCCCGGCGCGGATCGGCCGGACACGGCGGATTCGGCCGGGGCGGACGCGTCGGCCGGTGTCGGCGAGGGCAATTCGTTGCCGGCGCGATTGTGGCGGTTCGCGGATCGGCTGGAGGACGCGGTGCGTCCCAGCTATCCGGGTCTGGTGGCGGCGGCGATCTTCTTCGCGTGGTCGGTGTCGCCGTCGTTGATGCCGCGCACCTGGTTGTTCCAGGGGCTGGTGAGCGGGATCAGCGGGGCCATCGGGTACGGGGTGGGATGTGTGTTGCAGTGGGCGTTTCTGAAGTGGGTGTGGCCGCGAATTCCGGAGGCGGGGGCCTGGGCGAAGCTGTGGCATCCGTCGGATCTGGCGCGGGGGATCACCAAGATCGTCGTCGTGCTGGCGTGTGTGGTGGGGGCGGCATTGGTGCTGGCGCGGTCGGCGCGCTGGCAGCGCGACCTCGAGGTGCTGATGGGGATGACGCCGACGACCACGTCGGGATATCTGCGGGCCGAGCTGGTGGCCGGTCTCACCGTGGCCCTGGTGATCGGGGTGTTCCGCGTGGTGCGGTGGATGATTCGGCGGCTGGTGCGGCTGGCCAACCTGGATCTGCGGATCCCGCGCACCGTCGCCTATCCGGCGGTGATCGTCGTCGTGGCCGTGCTGGCGGTGCTGCTGGTTCAGGGCGTGCTGGCGAAAGGCTTCTTCACCGTGGCGAATTCGGCGTTCAGCACCCGCAACGGCAAGACCTCGCCGAGCGCGGTGCAGCCGCAGCTGGCCGAAAGGTCCGGGAGCCCAGCGTCTTCGGCGAAATGGGAGACCCTCGGTTCCGAAGGGCGCTGGTTCGTGGCCACCGCGCCGAGCGCCGAGCGCATCGCCCAGGTGACGGGCCGGCCCGCGCGGGAACCGATCCGGGTGTACGCGGGGCTGGAGTCGGCCGAGACTCCCGAGGACATCGCGAATCTGGTTGTCCAGGAGCTGGATCGGACCAGGGCATGGGAACGTCAAGCGCTGGTGGTCGTGACCACCACCGGCACCGGCTGGGTGGATACCCAGACGGCCGAATCCATCGAGTACATGTACGGCGGTGACGAGGCGATCGCCGCGACCCAGTACTCGTATCTGCCCAGCGTCCTGTCGTTCCTGTCGGACCGCAACAAGGCGACCGAGGCCGGGAAGCTGCTGGTGCACGCGGTGCACGAGAAGTGGGCGACGCTGCCGCCGGAGCATCGCCCGAAACTGCTGGTGTACGGCGAGAGTCTCGGTTCGCAGGGGTCCGAGGGTGCGTTCACCGGGCTCGATGACATTCGCACCCTGGTCGACGGGGTGCTGTGGGTGGGGCCGCCCAACTCCAACCGCATCTGGTCGCAGCTCGAACAGCGCCGCGACCCCGGCACTCCGGAGATTCTGCCCATCTACGCGGACGGGTTGATCGTCCGATTCGGCGCTACCGCCGCGAATCTCGCCACACCCGCTCGGCCGTGGACGAATCCGCGCGTGGTCTACCTGCAGCACGCCTCCGACCCCATTGTGTGGTGGTCGCCGGATCTGCTGTTCACGCAACCGGATTGGCTCAAGGAGCCGCGCGGCTCGGACGTCTCCAAGTCGATCCGCTGGTGGCCGATCGTCACCTTCTGGCAAGTCAGTGCCGACCTCGCGCACGCCCAATCGGTGCCCGCCGGCCACGGCCACAAATACGGCACCACCGTGCTCGACGGCTGGGTCGCGGTGGCCCAGCCGCAGGGGTGGAATCCCGACCTCGAGAGCAATATCCGCAAGGCCCTCGACGAGGACATTCTCTGGGAGTACGCCCACAAGTAG